CAAAAATTTCGATATATAGAGAATGAGGTTAAAAATCTGGTAACTGGAAGAGCATTTTATGTAGTTAAGGTATATACATATGGAAGATCTAAAAATGTTCATAGTTAATTACCTTGATTAGCATGCATACGTTTGTAATATATATCATCATTTTCTATAGATTGTAAAGATTTTAGATAACCGTCAAATATAGATGAaccaatattaattataattattattatacaaatagaaattgttattttaaaaccaaaaccTGAAATATATTGGAAGAGATAAATATATTAACCATAAATTAGAAACCGTAAAAATTCACATAAGATCGTTTTTGAAATCCATTGATAGTTATTCAAATGATAGACTTAAGAAACATGtgtagtagatagatagatagatagatagatagatagatagatagatagatagatagatagatagatagatagatagatagatagatagatagatagatagatagatagatagatagatagatagatagatagatagatagatagatagatagatagatagatagatagatagatagatagatagatagatagatagatagatagatagatagatagatagatagatagatagttgttattgttgcttacCTTTTTCTCTATCAAATTCTGGACTATCACAATACAACGTTAAAGTTtgtaaacttaagttataaactTCATTAAATTCCCCATTTAAACGGGTGTGTATTTCCTGTTCATATTCCAATTTAATATTGTCATTTttggaattattaaaaattcttctaaaaatatttgatatctattaattaaatattattagctTTTCACTTAAATCCAGTTAATCAAAACATATTAACCtcgttttctttaaatgtaGACTTTTCCCACATTTTCAAATCATCTTCCGTAGAATTCATAGCGTTATTTAAACACATTCCACGAAATAGATGATCATGTCTGTAACGAAATTGATATGAATTGGAAAATTCTTCAATCTGTTGCCATAATGGAGATAGAACATCTGGTATTATTTCTGCATAAGTCAGACAATATATACGAGGTAAATGTGAaaagtttttttgcaaacaCCGATTGTAATCATCAAAAATGTATAAGGGAGGCATGTTTTTATAAGAAGTCactaaattaaatgaataaaattgtaccaattaaaaatttaattggagTATTAGAAATAACTTTTACTTACAATTTATTTGTGCTTTACACATCGCTATTAAACTGttaattgtaattattgtaataattctaaaaaatctgtacattttttaaaaatttcaatatgaaCTTTATATTGAATTGATCCACAAAAGATCTTCTTCAATTGTTAAATCAACACTTTTGAATACAATGAATATTTAGTtctttaaatgtaaaacaaacaacaatctTAAAAGATTTGCTTTTATAAAGATTTCAACTAAATTATtgatttacaataaatattttatgcaacAGTTTCACACCCTACTTTTAAGATTATAGAATTAATCAGTTTGGtagtttttattacatttttactttttaaataaaatttcaacaagtgttttcattaaaaatcttttttacgTGACCCTTTCtactaaaactaataaatttagtGTGTATAAATATTCTGTATGATCTACCAAAactatttaagtattttgtacTTATTTGTTTCAACTTCAATTAGTTTAAATTCTACAAATAATTCCAATTTGATCAGATTACGCATGCAATCTAATTCAGCCATTATTACACTAGTGGgtataaaattagcaaaattttatgatgCAAATATTTGATGCAATTTAcagatattttgaaaattttcgatagtTTTTTTGAGTTGTAGAatatttagaataaatattctctgtatatcgaaaattttcaaaataatttttcgaaaTGTTTAGTCtgtcaactttttccgacttttcgactttttacgacttttcgactttttacgacttttcgacttattgactttttttgactctttccgacttttttcgacttttatttacaaagtcgactttttgacttttttcatagacgatagtcgagtttgttttggaacaaaatagtcgacttcgacttttcgacttttttcgacaaaaagtcgattgttcgattattcgaaagtcgatttatagaaccctagtcgtGGGTTTAATTTTCACCGTAGATTAAGTAGCACACACACAAGAGTCCTGATATGGGCTACACCTaggctaactaactaacttttgatatatttgaaaaaaaataggaaaatctATTGTATCAACTGTAGAACTCTACTTATAACATAATATCGAATATATATTTCCAATATATTCTTGatatttgaattaaaagtaGTTAAGTGTAAATCTCCTCTCTTTTCAATATAAGTAGGTATCGACATTCAACagatatttaaattaacatatgCTTTACAACTTTTATAATACAACTTTACCGTTGTAGATATGAAAATAAAGTCTACAAAACATAGCCGGcacaaaataacattaaaaatgaCGCCGTAAAATCAAGCGTCAACTGCCGCCGTTATTAATTTTAGTCGGCAAAGGTCTCTATGAGGAGACCCTAAGAAAAGTTATTAGAAaaacatacacaaaaaaaaattacctaagataaaaaataacaaaaaaatataattaaataaagttattaacaCAAACAAAACGATAAGTTTTACTATAAAAGTTCAATAAATCATTGGTGAttcatgttaaaaaatatgacaGACAATATTCATTGACAAATTGAACACAACAATACACTTTCaacaagacaaaaaataaaGGGCGTCTTCGTATGAAAAAAGATaacattttcaagaaaataaacaaatttatttgtattataattatCCAGCAAATAAAAGTTTCTAAGTTTACAGttaatacaaagatttttataaactttttgtgTGAGACAGCTTTGCCAACAACGTAGCAACAATAAGTCGTCAAAATTGCTACTCTAACACCCTTAACGAGCATACGCAACGCCCAAGACAGCGTTTGCAAAGGCTCCAACCAACAGATTAAGCCAAAAGTAGAGGGAGCCAGCAGCAGCAATAGTATCAGTACTAGTAGTACATCAGCATCAAATCATCAATTAAAGCCGGAACAGTCCGCAGCAGCATCATCGTCGTCTGGTTTATATACGAGtggcagtagtagtagtagtaatagTACTTGTCTAGTGGCTGTTACTCGTGCCATCGAGGGTAAATTACAATTGACTGCCAGTCCTTGTGACGATTTGGTCTTGGTGACCACTTCCAAAATGTCCGGTGATCAAAAGTCTTTAATTAAGGGTCATAGTTCACAGTATGTGAAGCTTAATGTTGGCGGTCGTTTATATTACACTACAATTGGAACGCTGACAAAGCATAATGATACGATGTTAAGTGCCATGTTTAGTGGTCGCATGGAGGTGTTGACAGATTCGGAAGGTatgtgatttttataccctacagcactttagtgggaaggtgtttgtaacatacaaaaatattcgtattaatgaaatatttaagtatatccatcggcttagaatcattttctgagtcgattaagctatgtccgcccttctggctggctgtccatgtaaaccttgtgtgcaaggtacaggtcgcaattttcaagataattgaatgaaatttagcacacactcttttttagcataaaaacaaagtctattgaaaattgataaaatcggtccattatttcgcctagaccccatacaaccgtacccccgaatagcGCCTTTGGGcacataattaagttaaatgttctattatgtcaacaaaagtcagcaaaacttaattttatagaaatttttacaaactccctttagaaaatgacttgaaggtcaaaattcacactAATAACACTATATGGtcaaaagaaagtaaaatatttaacaatttccaCTAATATTTTAGGTTGGATACTAATCGATCGATGTGGACAACATTTTGGCACTATACTTAATTATCTACGAGATGGTACTGTACCACTGCCAGAATCTCATCGAGAAATTGCCGAACTATTAGCCGAGGCAAAATACTACTGTATTACCGAGTTGGCGATGTCATGTGAACGTGCCCTGCTGGCACATCAAGAACCCAAACCTATTTGTCGCATTCCTCTTATAACATCACAGAAAGAAGAACAAATGCTAATAAGTTCATCATCGAAACCGGCTGTTATATTGGTAGTGCAACGACAAAATAACAAGTATTCATACACCAGTAATTCGGATGATAATCtcttgaaaaatattgaactaTTCGATAAGTTATCGTTGCGTTTCAATGAACGCATCCTCTTCATAAAAGATGTCATTGGACCGAGTGAGATATGTTGTTGGTCCTTTTATGGGCATGGCAAAAAAGTGGCCGAGGTGTGTTGTACCTCTATAGTATATGCTACAGATCGTAAGCATACAAAGGTAGAATTTCCAGAAGCTCGTATATATGAGGAAACCTTACAAGTGTTATTGTATGAAAATCGTAATGCTCCCGATCAAGAGCTATTGCAGGCGACCTCTTCGGTACGCAATCCCTCGGGTGGTGGTTCATCGTCGGGTGCCTCGGGAGCCGGTTCTAGTGGTATGCATCAGTATACAAGTGATGAAGAAGAAGAACGTACTGGTCTGGCTCGTTTGCGTTCAAATAAACGCAATAATCCCACATGATTTGTAACCCATTATGTGGTACGGCCACGACCCATACTTCCCTAACTATGGCGTACCAGTGGTAGTGATAGTGCTTAAAGCTACTCCAACCGAGATTTACTACAAAAGAAAAGGGTTTCAAAGCATAGGAAAAACTCTCAATAAAACAGCAACACCTCCCCCCCCCCCCAATAtcttctaaaaatatttcattaaaatattatccttaaataacaaataaaccatagttgttaaatgttttttcaaaCCTGATGTGCCAATTCTAAGGGTACTAGAAATAACAAGACTCCTTAAACATTTGATACGAATTTATAGGTTCACAGCCTTGTATGAAAAAGGGAGCTTATACCTATAACTCTATAATTGTTCATTTGCTGTTTGTAtacaattacattaaaataacaatattgtattaacttttttttaatttttttaccaagTACTTTTTCCAatctttatttttgattttaattcagAGAAAAGAAACATATTGTTTATGAATTATTTACATGTTTACGTACGTACACAcacttattaaaaatgtttaacaaactttaaagaaaaactgtttaaataaaaatgaaaagaaattaataaattgtattaaaaacttaattttttttaattgattaatattaactatttgaaaaaatttgttttgaaaaaaattattcctATTTTCTGTAAGAGAATTTtcgatttaaaaatgtaatgaatcttgattattataaagattattttaaattttatggaaCGTTTTCTACTAAAGCAACTCCAAGAATTTACTTATTCCTAAAAATCTGAAAAGTCGACTTCCAcagtacatattttatttatttttattttttttatatttatattgaaaatccaCTAAGATTACCTTAAATAAATTCACCTTGATTGCTGGTTATCAATTGGAAATGAATGCCATAAACAAACAGCTGTAATCAAAAAACAGTGTCGACTAAAATTAATGACGTCGTGAGCTAAGTCAAAACTCTTGTGCGGAGAAATACAATCAATTGTCAGCTGTTACTAAAATCTCGAGCCAATGCAAAATTTATgtgaaaaacacacatttttatataaaatattgaaaattaaataaaattacaaaagaacttattataaatttaaatgcaatCTAAATAAACTTATTAACTGTCGCGGGAAAAATAAACGGCGTTAAGAAAAGCTGCTCAGCATAGGTGTCTTAATGAAGgaacatttgttttgttttgattattgttgctgtaaaatttacattttttcaaacattttacaaaagatttaataaatttttaataaaaatggctAAAAGAGACAAAGAAGGTAACTATACTTGAATATTAAATGcgatatattaataatatttaaaattcttttagaaCATAGCAAagaaaaacacaagaaaaaacataaacatcacAAGTCATCCAAAAACAAAACCGAGAGTTTTGAACAATCCAAGGAATCCCCTCATGTAAGCTTACATCAAGAAAGTGAAGATATAGATGTAGAAGATGAAAGAAATGATACACCCAATAGTCTGAATCGTAGCAAGGAGTCCACCTTTAACAATGACGAGGAAACTATCGATGTAGAAGTAGAAGAAGAATTAATGGAGGATAGTATTGAAATAGAAACCAGCATTGATGATACAAATGCAgctaaaactataaacaaaattgaaaagccctcaataaacaaaaaaccattaaaGAAATTAGAAGAAAGCGAAACAGTTAATACAAAAACTCCAGTAACGCCCTCCTCTGctgcaaataagaaaaataaaagacgTCGCGATAGTGGCACCTCCAGTGAAGAGGAACGTTGGTTAACAGCTGTAGAATCGGGAAAACTAGAAGAAATTGAGGATGTAGAATTGCGTAAAATGAAAGATCCCAAATTAATGACAGCACGTCAAAGAGCCATGTATGATCGTAATAATGATACCGAATCTGCGCCGGGATTTTCGGAAACCTTAATGGCTCTACCCACTGGCTACAAGGAAAAAGAGAAACCACAAACTGCCGAAGAACTACAGAAAGCAGCCTTAAAAATACTCAAACGTAAACAGCAGGCTGATGAAAAACGTGAAAAGGACAAAAAGAAAACCATGGAACGTTTACtcaaaaaacaagaaagtaaACATAGGGCGggtaataaaccaaaatcaactAAAGATCAAAAGCCCATGATAAGCTATAAGAATACTTTGGAGGGGGCGATTATACAATTGCCGGTGGGTGTAGAATTTCCTTTGGCCCCTCAATTACCGAAAGAACCACCCAAACAGCAGTTGTGTAGTATAGCGGGTTGTGGCAATCCCAAGGTGTATAACTGTTCCAAAACAAATTTACCTTTATGTAGTTTTGCATGTTATCGTAAAAATGTACAATctcttaaagaaattatatgttgaatagaaaaagaaaaaagaaatggattttttttgtacttttttaaatcccgaccatagactagacaacagtcaagcctatagactacactatagattatgGACAAGACTGTTATCCAGATTGTAGTTGATATAATAGTTgatataatagactagactataacccagactatagactaaactagggTCTATACAATGAAATTGTCTATATTCCTGAAAATAAAGATCAGTCTAGACAAAAGAATAGTCACCTCAATAGACTATATTTTAAACTGGGCAATATAGATCAGACTACGTTCCAGAATAtgtacttgactatagtccagacactatagactagattatgaactaatctatagaccagactatagatttgtctaaaaaaatgtatagacTAAGGTGTAGGGTAGACTATACGCTTGTAAACCtgactatggactacactatatgctagaatattctatagcttagactttagacaagacatTATACTAGACTTgtctacagacttgactatagacaagactgtataTCAGGCTATAGACAGGTATACAGttaatactatagtctatactatagactacacaaaacaattttaaagaaaactaatagcAAAACACTTTTAATAGCTTTCACATATGTTTATTGATTCATcaagaaattattaataagtTCCTGTTGTTCCGATTCGATACGCTGTAAATATTGATATTCACTTTTCAAACGATCCAGTTCTAAATTCTTCTCATGTATTTTACTCTgcaaacaaatttcaaacataaaacaacttttgaacaaaaatcatttcGGATAACAAACCTGATATAACTGTTGCTCTGCCTGTCTATGTTTGGCCAttgttttcaacatattttgtgTTCCAATAGCCCTTAACTTTTCCTTTTCCACATCTTTGCCATAGTTATTgacaattttatgaaattctatggctaattttttaaattcttccaATTTATTTGCGTATTCCAAACATTCTTCTCTCAGTTCATTAGTTTCGGTGGCTATACGAGGATCTTGTACACGTAAACGGTAAATATCATCTATAAATAGTCCAGCTTTTTGTAATTCTTCagacattttttttgaatttttgttaaaatattattagaatTGGTATGAAAAGGTTTAATGTTTGGGTTTAAGCAGTTGCTATGGTTACTACAATGGGTCTTTGAGGGCTTTAAGTCTCCAACATTAGTCCCTTGGTGTTCAacagtaatttttataaaaaatttatctggCAGCACTGTTTGTTTTGTTGATCCTaaatttgctttataaaattattgtttaatttattttacttacttttttttaattaataacaaaactaataaaatatttaaaatttaaatagacattttattaaagaatcaaaagtttatttaattatacttaaaatatagaatacactgagagaaaataattaattaatattaaaatgtatacaatttcgtttttttttagtattttgattataaatttagttttaatttgtttaatattaatacattttatttagtttttgcattgttataaaacatttaataaaaattaaaacaaaaacacaacaaattattaatttattaaatctttcaaaaatatttacttttaacaatatttacttaatatcATCAATTACGGGAAACACTCTAATTACCCggtatttaatacatttaaaaatcaaCACCCACCATCCTTAATGTAACGTTATGGGCGGTACAAAATTACCACATTTGGGAAAATTAGCTGGTACTGGTGGCCAATCCTTTTTCGTGCCCACTTGAAATAGTAAATTCATACCGATAACAATGTGATATTGAAAATGACAATGAAACATCCAAACGCCCGGATTATCGGCACGAAATCTTATAACTGTATAACCATTATTCGGCACCGCTACCGTATCTCTTAGCGAGGGCATAAGAAATTTTCGATTTAATATACCACGTCTATCTAGATCAAGTGCCAGTTTCAAACTCATACGTTGTGTTTCCTCATCGGGTGAACGACCAATACCGATGACATAGAACGGCATGCCATGCAAATGAAACGGATGACTAATGTTGATTTGCTGAACCTCATCGATAAGTACTACTTCGACGACAGCATCGAGTGGTATATCTATTTTATGGACACATTCACAATTTTCGCCACAGTCGGCGGGACGATTATCACCGTTACAAAAGTAACTCTTTGGGATGTCATCGTATTGTGAGAGTACCGGTGAGGGTGGTGATATATACGATACTTCATCTATTAACGATGTCAAGTGATCAGCATCGGAGGCAACTGTATGGGGTGGGAGAATTTTACGGAGATTAATTacgatttgttttattaattacttGAATTGGGGTTAAAGTTCGGGTGTGGCAAAGTCATTCGGTGCATAGTAGTAGGTTGCTGTGGTtcgtttgtgtgtttgtttatggCGGGATAAAATTGTCATAGATGTTGCACGTTTACGATAAATATCGCAAATAAGATAGC
The window above is part of the Lucilia cuprina isolate Lc7/37 chromosome 6, ASM2204524v1, whole genome shotgun sequence genome. Proteins encoded here:
- the LOC111690111 gene encoding BTB/POZ domain-containing adapter for CUL3-mediated RhoA degradation protein 3; its protein translation is MSGDQKSLIKGHSSQYVKLNVGGRLYYTTIGTLTKHNDTMLSAMFSGRMEVLTDSEGWILIDRCGQHFGTILNYLRDGTVPLPESHREIAELLAEAKYYCITELAMSCERALLAHQEPKPICRIPLITSQKEEQMLISSSSKPAVILVVQRQNNKYSYTSNSDDNLLKNIELFDKLSLRFNERILFIKDVIGPSEICCWSFYGHGKKVAEVCCTSIVYATDRKHTKVEFPEARIYEETLQVLLYENRNAPDQELLQATSSVRNPSGGGSSSGASGAGSSGMHQYTSDEEEERTGLARLRSNKRNNPT
- the LOC111690116 gene encoding intraflagellar transport protein 20 homolog, giving the protein MSEELQKAGLFIDDIYRLRVQDPRIATETNELREECLEYANKLEEFKKLAIEFHKIVNNYGKDVEKEKLRAIGTQNMLKTMAKHRQAEQQLYQSKIHEKNLELDRLKSEYQYLQRIESEQQELINNFLMNQ
- the LOC111690110 gene encoding INO80 complex subunit B, with amino-acid sequence MAKRDKEEHSKEKHKKKHKHHKSSKNKTESFEQSKESPHVSLHQESEDIDVEDERNDTPNSLNRSKESTFNNDEETIDVEVEEELMEDSIEIETSIDDTNAAKTINKIEKPSINKKPLKKLEESETVNTKTPVTPSSAANKKNKRRRDSGTSSEEERWLTAVESGKLEEIEDVELRKMKDPKLMTARQRAMYDRNNDTESAPGFSETLMALPTGYKEKEKPQTAEELQKAALKILKRKQQADEKREKDKKKTMERLLKKQESKHRAGNKPKSTKDQKPMISYKNTLEGAIIQLPVGVEFPLAPQLPKEPPKQQLCSIAGCGNPKVYNCSKTNLPLCSFACYRKNVQSLKEIIC